A stretch of the Arvicanthis niloticus isolate mArvNil1 chromosome 30, mArvNil1.pat.X, whole genome shotgun sequence genome encodes the following:
- the LOC143440674 gene encoding vomeronasal type-2 receptor 116-like has product MFTLILLYLLLSIPLVVAGFIHPRCFWKIKQNEDKDGSLRTGCVFFIHVAKRPVEKEYYRSILNTQIHTENLKSALVLAFSMNEINGNPDLLPNMSLSFHFSADISDWESHLNNMIYSSLQTHDILPNYFCGGDVCGVALTGLNWTTTARFYTILKNFISQQTHHVTYGTFHPVLSDREEFPYLYQMASEDTALALALVSFIIHFSWNWVGLAISDNDQGIQFLSYLRGEMEKNSVCFAFVNMIPVNMHLYMTRAKVYYNQIMASSTNVVIIYGDTDSTLAVSFRMWEFLGIQRIWVTTTQWDVTPSKKDFTFDNLYGAFAFGHHHGDISGFKNFVQTLNPDIHLVKLEWMHFNCEVSASKCKTLKNYSSLEWLMAHTFDMTFTEGSYDIYNAVYAVAHALHKINFQNFDNLIADNGKKQIYICSKLASYMRKIHFTNPVGDRVNMNQRDKLQEEYDIFYIWNFPQGLGLKVKIGMFSPYFINGQQLHLSDDMIEWARGSRQMPTSVCSADCGPGFRKFRKNGMPACCFDCSPCPENEISNGTNVDLCVPCPEDQYANTEQNHCINKALIFLTYEDPLGIALSSMALFFSAFTAVVLGVFVKHHTTPIVKANNRTLTYILLISLIFCFLCPLLYIGHPNSATCILQQITFGLVFAVAVSTVLAKTITVVLAFKVTAPHRMMNYFLVSRVSNYIILICTLIQVIVCAVWIGASPPSVDIDAQSEHGHIIIVCNKGSATAFYCVLSYLGCLALGSFTVAFLSRNLPGAFNEANSITFSMLVFCCVWVTFLPVYHSTKGKVVVAVEIFSTLASSAGMLVCIFVPKCYTILFRPDRNSLQMIREKSSSRVHIS; this is encoded by the exons atGTTCACTTTGATTTTACTCTATTTGCTCCTGAGCATCCCACTTGTTGTGGCTGGTTTTATTCATCCCAGGTGTTTTTGGAAAATAAAGCAGAATGAAGACAAGGATGGAAGCCTGAGAACAGGTTGTGTCTTCTTTATTCATGTAGCAAAACGGCCTGTGGAGAAAGAGTATTACAGGTCTATTTTGAATACACA AATACACACTGAAAACCTCAAGTCTGCGCTGGTCTTGGCTTTTTCCATGAATGAAATCAACGGGAACCCTGATCTTTTGCCAAATATGTCTCTATCATTTCACTTCTCAGCAGACATAAGTGATTGGGAATCCCACTTAAACAATATGATTTATTCGAGTTTACAAACTCATGATATTCTCCCTAATTATTTCTGTGGAGGTGACGTGTGTGGAGTTGCACTTACAGGACTTAACTGGACAACAACTGCGAGATTTTATACAATCCTAAAAAACTTCATATCTCAGcag ACTCACCATGTTACTTATGGAACCTTTCATCCTGTCCTGAGTGATCGTGAAGAATTTCCCTATCTATATCAGATGGCCTCTGAGGATACAGCTCTAGCCCTCGCCCTGGTCTCCTTCATAATTCATTTCAGTTGGAACTGGGTAGGGTTGGCCATCTCAGACAATGATCAAGGCATCCAATTTCTCTCCTATTTGAgaggagagatggaaaaaaattcaGTCTGCTTTGCTTTTGTCAACATGATCCCAGTCAATATGCATTTATACATGACAAGAGCAAAAGTGTATTACAACCAAATCATGGCATCCTCTACAAATGTTGTCATCATTTATGGTGACACAGACAGTACTTTAGCTGTGAGCTTTAGAATGTGGGAATTTCTAGGTATACAGAGAATATGGGTCACCACCACACAGTGGGATGTTACTCCTAGTAAGAAAGACTTCACATTTGATAACTTATATGGGGCATTTGCTTTTGGACACCACCATGGTGacatttctggttttaaaaattTTGTCCAGACATTGAACCCAGATATTCATCTGGTAAAGCTGGAATGGATGCACTTTAACTGTGAAGTCTCAGCATCTAAATGTAAGACTTTGAAGAACTACTCTTCACTGGAATGGCTAATGGCACATACTTTTGACATGACCTTTACTGAAGGGAGTTATGACATATACAATGCTGTGTATGCTGTTGCCCATGCACTCCATAAGATTAATTTTCAGAACTTTGATAATTTGATCGCTGACAATGggaaaaaacaaatttatatctGCAGCAAG CTGGCTTCCTATATGAGAAAGATCCACTTTACTAATCCTGTTGGGGACAGAGTGAATATGAACCAAAGAGACAAACTGCAGGAAGAGTATGACATTTTCTACATTTGGAATTTTCCACAGGGACTTGGACTTAAAGTGAAAATAGGAATGTTTAGTCCCTATTTCATAAATGGTCAACAGCTACATTTATCTGACGATATGATAGAGTGGGCAAGAGGAAGTAGACAG atgcCAACCTCTGTGTGCAGTGCTGATTGTGGTCCAGGATTTAGAAAATTCAGGAAGAATGGAATGCCAGCCTGCTGTTTTGATTGTAGTCCCTGCccagaaaatgaaatttctaaTGGGACAA ATGTGGATTTGTGTGTCCCATGTCCAGAGGACCAGTATGCTAACACTGAGCAGAATCACTGCATTAACAAAGCGCTTATCTTTCTCACTTATGAAGACCCCTTGGGGATAGCACTTTCTTCAATGGCTTTGTTCTTCTCTGCATTTACAGCTGTTGTTCTTGGGGTCTTTGTGAAGCACCATACAACTCCCATTGTTAAGGCCAATAATCGCACTCTCACCTACATATTGCTCATCTCCCTCATCTTTTGTTTCCTCTGCCCCTTGCTCTATATTGGACATCCAAACTCAGCCACCTGCATCCTACAGCAAATCACATTTGGACTTGTATTCGCTGTGGCTGTTTCCACTGTGCTGGCCAAAACAATTACTGTTGTACTAGCATTCAAAGTCACAGCTCCTCACAGAATGATGAATTATTTTTTGGTTTCAAGGGTATCTAACTACATCATTCTCATCTGTACTCTCATCCAAGTTATTGTCTGTGCAGTCTGGATAGgagcttctcctccttctgttgaCATTGATGCCCAATCAGAGCATGGTCACATCATCATTGTTTGCAACAAGGGGTCAGCCACTGCTTTTTACTGTGTCCTGTCATACCTGGGCTGCCTGGCCCTTGGGAGCTTCACTGTGGCTTTCCTTTCCAGAAACCTGCCTGGAGCCTTCAATGAAGCAAACTCTATAACAttcagcatgctggtgttctgcTGTGTCTGGGTCACTTTCCTCCCTGTTTACCACAGCACCAAAGGCAAGGTTGTGGTGGCTGTGGAGATCTTCTCCACTTTGGCCTCCAGTGCAGGGATGCTGGTGTGCATCTTTGTTCCCAAATGTTACACAATACTGTTTAGACCAGACAGAAATTCTCTTCAAATGATCAGGGAAAAATCATCTTCCCGTGTTCACATTTCATAA